TGATCGGACTTATCACGGCAAGACCCTTGGGTCGGGCCGATCGCATCGGTCGATCGGCCCGCCTTGGCCCGTGTCCGCCCCCCGGGCGTTTCCTTTCTGACAGGCTCCCCATGGATTTTCCCGTCGATACCCCGGCCGTTCTTGTCGATCTTGATGTCGCCGAGCGTAATATCGCCCGCCACCAAGCCCAGTGCGCCGCCCGGGGGCTGGACAACCGGCCGCATATCAAAACCCACAAGCTGCCGCTGCTGGCGCTCCGCCAGATCCAGGCCGGAGCGGTGGGCATCACCTGTCAGAAGGTCTCGGAAGCCGAGGCGATGGTCGATGGCTTGGTCGGGCTGCTCGATCAGCCGCTTGATCTGCTGATCACCTATAACATCCTGGGCGCGGCCAAGCTGGCCCGGTTGCGCGCCCTGGACGGGCGCTGCCGGCTGTCGGTGGTTGCCGATAGTCTGGCGGTGATCGACGGGCTGGGCGCCGCCTTCGCCGATTCCACGACGCCCCTTGGCGTCCTGGTCGAATGCGATACCGGGGCCGGGCGCTGTGGCGTGGCAAGCCCCGCCGCCGCCCTTGCCCTGGCCCAAAGCATCCATGCCAGCGCGGGCTTGCGCTTTCGCGGGTTGATGACCTATCCGCCGACCGGCGGCGCGGAAGCGGCCGATCGCTTCCTGGCCGAGGCCAAGGCGTTGATCGAAGAAGCCGGCTTGGGGGTCGAGATTCTGTCCTCGGGCGGATCGCCCGACATGATGGCGGCGGGGGCCGGTGGCGTGGTCACGGAATATCGGGCCGGCACCTACATCTATATGGACCGCTC
The DNA window shown above is from Rhodospirillum rubrum ATCC 11170 and carries:
- a CDS encoding alanine racemase; this encodes MDFPVDTPAVLVDLDVAERNIARHQAQCAARGLDNRPHIKTHKLPLLALRQIQAGAVGITCQKVSEAEAMVDGLVGLLDQPLDLLITYNILGAAKLARLRALDGRCRLSVVADSLAVIDGLGAAFADSTTPLGVLVECDTGAGRCGVASPAAALALAQSIHASAGLRFRGLMTYPPTGGAEAADRFLAEAKALIEEAGLGVEILSSGGSPDMMAAGAGGVVTEYRAGTYIYMDRSLVARGVAGWGDCALRVIATVVSVPSENRAIIDAGSKVLTSDLFGLSGFGAVLGRPDLAIDQLSEEHGRLVCQGPIGLRVGDRLAIVPNHACVVTNMMDAIHLTRGGRYLGQTAVVARGRVL